A section of the Telopea speciosissima isolate NSW1024214 ecotype Mountain lineage chromosome 3, Tspe_v1, whole genome shotgun sequence genome encodes:
- the LOC122655996 gene encoding exocyst complex component EXO70B1-like, with protein sequence MAATTEGDERVMAAAQQIVKSLGTSQNVTEDMILILSNFDNRLSTITELFSKGGGGEGLSKTEKRLEAAEKVVVRWDSNYNTPRHRSSPWEDSPDEAVEYLSAVDEILRLTEDLTLTSNTEIMDRAESVLQLAMSRLEDEFRQILTRKTVPLDAERLHGSIRGVSLSFMSNDGDIDDLESSVASVEDEHEILSEDRGGSFGDDYCVDLVNPDAIADLKEIADRMIRSGYEKECCQVYSSVRRDVLEECLSILGIEKLSIEEVQKIEWRSLNEKMKKWIQAVKIVIRVILPGEKGLCEQVFGGSELIREVCFMEGAKGCVMHLLNFGEAIAITRRSPEKLFRILDMYEALAVALPELQVLFSDGSGDFLYSEAQDILVRLGEAAKGTFSEFANAVQSENSRKPVQGGEIHPLTRYVMNYIKFLVDYSDSLNQLLESGVNGEEGDGDSNWQLASISPLGHQLLSVISSLESNLEEKSKFYEDSAMRYVFLMNNILYVVQKVKDSELGKLLGDQWVRRRRGQIRQYSTSYLRASWSKVLSCLKDEGIGGGGSSSNVSKVALRERFKNFNLGFEEIYRNQTAWKVPDPQLREELRLSISEKVLPAYRAFLGRFGSHLESGRHAGKYIKYTPEDLENYLLELFEGSPGIIHNTRRKISS encoded by the coding sequence ATGGCGGCGACCACGGAAGGAGATGAGAGAGTCATGGCTGCAGCTCAGCAAATTGTGAAGAGCTTAGGGACTTCGCAGAATGTTACTGAGGACATGATATTAATCCTTTCTAATTTCGATAATCGTTTATCTACCATCACCGAATTGTTTTCTAAAGGTGGCGGAGGTGAAGGTTTGAGCAAGACTGAGAAGCGGTTGGAAGCAGCGGAGAAGGTTGTTGTTCGTTGGGATTCTAACTATAATACTCCGCGCCACCGCAGTTCGCCTTGGGAGGATTCTCCTGATGAGGCAGTTGAGTACCTATCCGCTGTCGATGAAATTCTCCGGTTGACTGAGGATCTGACTTTGACATCGAATACTGAAATTATGGACCGAGCTGAGAGCGTTCTGCAGCTGGCGATGTCGAGGCTGGAGGACGAGTTCCGTCAAATCCTTACACGGAAGACGGTCCCTCTGGATGCCGAACGGCTTCATGGTTCAATACGTGGAGTATCACTTTCTTTCATGTCGAATGATGGAGATATCGACGACTTAGAGAGCTCTGTAGCCTCTGTAGAGGACGAACACGAGATTTTATCTGAGGATAGGGGTGGGAGTTTTGGGGACGATTATTGTGTTGATTTAGTCAACCCAGATGCCATCGCAGACCTCAAAGAGATCGCCGACAGGATGATCAGGTCGGGGTATGAGAAGGAGTGCTGTCAAGTTTACAGTAGCGTCCGCAGGGATGTTCTGGAAGAATGTTTATCTATTCTTGGTATAGAGAAGCTCAGCATTGAGGAAGTACAGAAGATCGAGTGGAGGTCCCTGAATGAGAAAATGAAGAAGTGGATTCAAGCTGTGAAGATTGTAATTCGAGTTATTCTGCCTGGAGAGAAGGGACTTTGTGAACAAGTTTTTGGTGGGTCGGAGCTGATCAGGGAGGTGTGCTTTATGGAAGGTGCAAAGGGATGTGTGATGCATCTATTGAATTTTGGGGAGGCAATTGCAATTACAAGGCGGTCGCCCGAGAAGCTGTTTCGAATACTTGACATGTATGAAGCTTTAGCTGTTGCATTGCCAGAATTGCAGGTGTTATTTTCTGATGGTTCAGGGGATTTTCTCTATAGTGAGGCACAGGACATTCTGGTTAGGCTTGGTGAGGCTGCAAAAGGCACATTTTCAGAGTTTGCAAATGCAGTTCAGAGTGAGAATTCTCGGAAACCAGTACAAGGTGGTGAGATTCACCCATTGACACGTTACGTGATGAATTATATCAAATTTCTTGTAGACTATAGTGATTCATTGAATCAACTTCTAGAAAGTGGTGTCAATGGTGAGGAAGGGGATGGTGATAGTAATTGGCAACTAGccagcatatctccactgggACATCAGTTGCTGTCAGTGATTTCATCTCTGGAATCAAACCTTGAGGAGAAGTCGAAATTCTACGAGGATAGTGCAATGCGATATGTATTCTTGATGAATAATATTCTTTATGTAGTTCAGAAAGTGAAAGACTCTGAGCTAGGCAAGCTTTTGGGAGATCAATGGGTCCGCAGGCGACGTGGTCAGATACGCCAGTATTCCACTAGTTATCTCAGAGCTTCTTGGAGCAAAGTATTGTCTTGTTTGAAGGATGAAGGGATTGGGGGTGGTGGGAGCTCAAGTAATGTATCTAAGGTGGCTCTGAGGGAAAGGTTCAAGAATTTCAACCTGGGTTTTGAGGAAATTTATAGGAATCAAACAGCTTGGAAGGTTCCAGATCCTCAGCTACGGGAAGAGCTTCGGCTTTCAATATCAGAGAAAGTCCTTCCGGCATACCGAGCATTTTTGGGAAGGTTTGGAAGTCATCTAGAGAGTGGAAGGCATGCAGGGAAATACATAAAGTACACTCCAGAAGACTTAGAGAACTATCTTTTAGAGCTGTTTGAGGGGTCTCCTGGGATAATCCACAATACAAGGAGAAAAATAAGTTCGTAG